The region ataatattgtacatcatggtaggcaaaatagatatacttttatgtttaaagaaaagatcattgctttacttcctttaacacatgctgaaattgtgcaatataaaaaggaacttgctgaaaagaaaaagaaaggccttaataaagactctagcaaaccattaaatgaaccttcaagtaacatgaaagaagttttatttgctcttaaatctgttcttgctgtTCATGAtaaaccatgttatgctctaacttgtacatcgcctatatgtccacttggtcctactcctagtgctatgcctcttggtggtactaaccttttgcaggagaaggaggatgaattcccagcaGGAAAGCCACCATGTCAGCCACCTTTGCAAAGGATAGGacaccaagatgaacgtcttcttccggagccatcgttgttgtcatccaatggaggaggcgATCTatttcagtcgaggacgacttcaattcaagaaagggaagatgatgaggacatcactacttcgtcgcatacaagccaaggagacgaGGAGGTCCAGtaatgggcgtccaattcatctttttcatggtcgaggcccagtccaactgaagttggagtccatctcgggttccaggactagtctgccttaaactggtcacccaggatgcatccggactccgttttcgacgatccacatatggttggaaagctaatttgataaggaagccaatccaagtggtctcacgtcaaaagacctttagaatcaatgggaatcgtcgaaacaaatcagcgtccagaatctgtcaaggtgctgcgacaccatattttggtccgttggaccgtgtatcgtgtttgggcccattagggggcgcgtccaggagggtgacgcccaagacactataattagcagtcgtcgctctccttagggtttgggttttgtttagttcttgattttctcgtgaaacagacatcgttttgctgcagctgtgccgccaaggctgcttgctgtgaaccagggcctcagttcttgatcttgttcgcctgtggcgattagtcctttcgaataaagacttgatctctttctcattatcataagcctcatatttatttgcaatttcagattgcgtttatctcgttcttgcttgtgttctcgattcacttgcaggaaagccttctcagcgaggtcaatcacgttcgcgtggttgataaccaacggagcagtggtataacggttgtgggggtccgaatcagtcttggttcgaagcctagatcgtgaacgtcgagtcttcaccaatcgacgctatcatacattTCGGAAGATCGAGCCTAATCTACATCATGGGTGAGAATCAAGTAATAGTTTAGGGATTGATCATGTAAGGTGGTGTTTGGCTGCCCTCCTAAAATTGAGTCGatgtcccatcgaatatttggacgcatgcatagagtattaaatatagactaattatgaaactaattgcatagtttgtgactaatttacgagacgaatcttttaagcctaattagtccatgatttgacaatgtggtgctacagtaaacatgtgctaatgataaattaattaggcttaaaaaattcgtctcgtggaatactgacggattatgtaatttgtttttttattagtatccgaacacctcatgCAACATCCtctcgacacacctcctaaattttagtcaccgaatCCGAACACCACCTAAATATGAGATACGACCCCACATGTTGATTCTATGCTAGAGCACCATGTGGATATGACTATTTTAGACTGGGATTGAGACAGCAAACAGCAAACAGGTAGTTGTTTAATGACATGGATCTGATTTCATAATTTGGTAAATAGATGTGGGGATGAAACAGCAAACAGGATTGTATACGAATGGATAGTGTCAATATTGAATACGGGTAGTTGTTTCTTTCTATATGATTTGGAGACGTATACGTATAGTATCGGATGCAAGATATTAATATCTATTCCATACACGTATGAGAAATCCAACTTTGACTATCGGATTCAAATTCGGATACGGTATGAATATTAAATGTCCGGGCTCATATACAGATTACCTATATATTCTTTAAATGCTTTTTGGGACGGATGAATATATGGAAATATTTGCTCCGTTTTTATGCTTAATTAGATGAGAATAACATAATAGACAGGGACCGTGTGCAATTTACTTTTTCAACatataattaaaataaaaaaatcttttaaaATAAAAGAATTTCTACCGTGTTAAAATTGACACTTATTCACTTTCTTACTCATGTTTCAGTTGGACAACACAAGGGTGAGTGGATACAAATAAGACTATCTGACTGATGAGGTGAGCACTCGAGGTTATTGCCTTAGACATTTTCACGGAGAACAACATTCATATATATACACCCACTTCTATGAACACATGCACACACCTTATCTCTATAAGCATCGTAGAAAGATTGAGCCAACAGATCTCGAGACTGACTAAATCATCACGTATGTCTTATTGTCGATGAATATATCGCCTACCATTgaaagaataattttattaaatcCTACAATAAATGAATGCATGAAAATGTGAGTAACCAACCGCGTCAAACCTAAAACTTGAACCCCAATAGATAGGTTTCACCACAAGGAACCTAACTAGCGGTGCTACGCCCATGATACGTTTGGCGGTGAAAACTATTTTAGATTCTCTCTAGAATCTGACATGAAAAGAGAAACTCTTCATGAAAAATCACGACACCCAAAAtcatattttctcctaattttaGTTCTAGTTCTAAGAACCCAGTGAGCTAGCCAAATGGTTACATGAAGTAATTTTGATTCGGTGAAACGTTTCTAAAGGGATTCTGGATCCGAAATATTTCTACTAGAATGAAACATTGCAAAATGTTTTTTAGTTCACCTATAATAAAGTTTTCTTTAGCCTACCTATGTTCTAATTGTATATTTTCTATTCAGTTAATTCGCTGAAGCATCTAGTAAAGGACTTGACTGTGTTTAGCCCGTGTTTGGCCAAGCTCCGCCCATGGTGCTCCGTCGCGGGAGCCGGAGCGGCGAAGCCACGAATCTACGTGCAAAAGGGCTTTGGCTCCTCTGGCGAACAGGCAAAAGCGGCTCCTCCGGCCAGCGCGTTTGGTGCGGCTCCTACGCCAGAGCTGCCGCGGAGCCGGAGCAAGAGCCCGGCCATACATGGCCTTAGTCACTGGAAACTTGTTCCATtctcaaaaaaggaaaaaacaaacgGGCCAGTGGAGCTGCTCCTTCACCGACTGCCTCGGCGGTGATGCAGGTATCCCCTTTGGGCGCTTCTCCTGCTGCCAGGAAATAGCAATAATGTTTGTTCCGGTACCAAACCAAAATAAGAGCCACGCACTTTGTGAAGCTTTTGTGGGGCAGCACCAAAACCGTACCAACCCCCTTATTCGCAAACCAAACAAATTTGTGTACTCAAATCGGACCCGTCTCGGCTCCCTCCAAGACGCTATATAATCATCCCCGCCATTCATCTTGCCTGTTCCATCGCCTCCGCTGCCGGCTCCTCAGACTACAGGGCAGAGGAAGCGAACAAACAGAGCCCCACACCCCACCTACCCCTGCCGGACCGAGTCTCGCCCAGCATGGACCTCGCCCTCCTGGAGAAGGCCCTGCTGGGCCTGTTCGCGGCGGCGGTGCTCGCCATCGCCGTAGCGAAGCTGACCGGCAAGCGGTACTGCCTCCCGCCCGGCCCCCCGGGCGCCCCCGTGGTGGGCAACTGGCTGCAGGTGGGCGACGACCTGAACCACCGCAACCTGATGGCCTTGGCGAAGCGGTTCGGCGACATCTTCCTCCTGCGCATGGGAGTGCGCAACCTGGCGGTGGTGTCCACCCCGGAGCTCGCCAAGGAGGTGCTCCACACGCAGGGCGTGGAGTTCGGCTCCCGCACCCGCAACGTCGTCTTCGACATCTTCACCGGCAAGGGCCAGGACATGGTGTTCACAGTGTACGGCGACCACTGGCGCAAGATGCGGCGCATCATGACCGTCCCCTTCTTCACCAACAAGGTGGTGGCGCAGAACCGCGCTGGTTGGGAGGAGGAGGCCCGGCTGGTAGTGGAGGACGTGAAGAGGAACCCCAAGGCCGCCACGGAGGGAGTCGtgatccgccgccgcctccagctCATGATGTACAACGACATGTTCCGCATCATGTTCGACCAGCGGTTCGACAGCGAGGACGACCCGCTCTTCAACAAGCTCAAGGCGCTCAACGCCGAGCGCAGCCGCCTGTCGCAGAGCTTCGAGTACAACTACGGCGACTTCATCCCGGTGCTCCGCCCATTCCTCCGCGGCTACCTCAACCGCTGCCACGACCTCAAGACACGGCGCATGAAGGTCTTCGAGGACAACTTCGTCCTGGAACGCAAGTAAGCCCATTGCATTTTCTTTTTTAATCTTCAATTCGAATCGATGAAACACAATAATACTGTACGTCGCATTGCCCCTGGGGGCTGGGGCGGCGGGCCTGGTGTTGGTGCTTGGTTGACGATTGGTGGAGTTGCATTTGCAATTTGCATCGTCGGCGGGGTGAGGTGATGATGAGCTGGAGCTGGACGGAAGACAGTTTGGTAGAATCTGTGCCCATGCTGCATGTTAGGCACGTACAGGTACAGCTGCAGCTGTATTTGCTCTTTTGAAGAGCGGTGGCGGATGCTGTATTTGGTTTGGTTGCCTCCCAAATCAATGCCATCTGCCAGTGGAGAATAAACCTGTTGCCATGACCATTTTTGCTAGTCATTCAATTTGGCGAGATTGGACTTTTGTGTGGCCTCCAATCCAATAATGTCTTGATTCTTCAACCGAAGCGACCAAACCAGATGACCCCAGCATGCCATCGTTGCTTACGCTTGTTTTAGGCCTACTAGTAGTATTGCATAGGGCGTGGCTCCAGTCTATTTGACCAGTACGGGTTAAGGAGGAGTACGTAGTAAACAACAACTTGTCATTGTCCACAACAGGTTAAGTGGTTAACACAACGAAGGGTAGGTTTTGAAGATAGAAAATTGCATGATGATTAGGTGAACCGCACTACTCATCTCCTGACTCCTGATGACAGATTAGCCCACCAAAAAAATGGGGCTCGCTAGATTTGCCTTGCTTTGCTTTCCGCGCAAGGCCGAAAGCTTATGATCCGGGCAACCACACACACATACACCGAGAGCGACAGATAATGATGGAAAAGGAGTACGGCTTCACGGctatagtttttttttgttttttgcaacaTATGAAAGTAAAAGCTTTTGCTCTATCCCTCTATTAAAAAGTGGTTACCTGGATCATTTGGTTTGCCCTTTGCTTGCTGCTTCATGTTAGTTGGAAGGGCCTAAGCAAGACATGCATGCCTATAATAGACGGGCTacgccatgtttagattgcaaaaaattgtaacccgatgaatagtagcactttcgtcttatttggtaaatattgtccaatcgtagaccaactaagctcaaaagattcatctcgtgatttccaattaaactgtgcaattagttattttttttttacttacatttaatgctccatgcaagcggctaaaaattgatgtgatggagagagagtgaaaaaacttggaatttggaggtgatctaaacaaggccctagtttaTTTGTCCCCAGATTGGGTTGGGTGCATGTACCAATCGTGCCCACCCACGACCGCAACGGAACGTGCAACATATAGTTTACCAAATCTATATTATCATGGAATTCTAGCCGTCTTGTTGACTTGGTAGGAACCTTCTGATTCAATTCATTTAGTTGGGAAGCCAAACTAACAAACATGGCTGCGTGCTGCGTGCACAGGAAGGTGATGGCTCAGACTGGTGAGATTCGGTGCGCCATGGACCACATTCTCGAGGCCGAGAGAAAGGGCGAGATCAACCACGACAACGTCCTCTACATCGTCGAGAACATCAACGTCGCAGGTAGATACTCGACTCTTCTTTGCTCTTCCATCTTCCAAGTACTAACTCAAAATGTCTGCTCAGTCCATTATAGATGTCGCAATTCACACCACAGTTTTCAATGGAGCAGCATGCTATGCTCTGTTTCTGACTGAAATGGAAACAGAGTATGCTATGCCTGGTTTTAAATAAACGAGTTTTCTGAACATTTAGTGGCCATGCCCATCTTCAGTCAGCGTATCTTACCGGGTTAAATGCCAGCTTATTATACATCATAAATGTGTACCGTAGGGACCAACTAGTAAAATAAAACAATAGTAATATACTTCAGCTCCACCCAAATAATTCCAGTAAAAAGAACCTAGTACGATTTATCATTTAAGTACTGCAGTCCAGCCATACACAAATAAATAGCACTGCAACATCGGAGAAAAGAAATCCTTGCTGTGGTCCACTGTTTTGTTTAGCATGGAAAA is a window of Miscanthus floridulus cultivar M001 unplaced genomic scaffold, ASM1932011v1 fs_132_2_3, whole genome shotgun sequence DNA encoding:
- the LOC136530452 gene encoding trans-cinnamate 4-monooxygenase-like; this translates as MDLALLEKALLGLFAAAVLAIAVAKLTGKRYCLPPGPPGAPVVGNWLQVGDDLNHRNLMALAKRFGDIFLLRMGVRNLAVVSTPELAKEVLHTQGVEFGSRTRNVVFDIFTGKGQDMVFTVYGDHWRKMRRIMTVPFFTNKVVAQNRAGWEEEARLVVEDVKRNPKAATEGVVIRRRLQLMMYNDMFRIMFDQRFDSEDDPLFNKLKALNAERSRLSQSFEYNYGDFIPVLRPFLRGYLNRCHDLKTRRMKVFEDNFVLERKKVMAQTGEIRCAMDHILEAERKGEINHDNVLYIVENINVAAIETTLWSIEWGIAELVNHPAIQSKLREELASVLGAGVPVTEPDLERLPYLQAIVKETLRLRMAIPLLVPHMNLNDGKLAGYDIPAESKILVNAWFLANDPKRWVRPDEFRPERFLEEEKSVEAHGNDFRFVPFGVGRRSCPGIILALPIIGITLGRLVQNFQLLPPPGLDKIDTTEKPGQFSNQIAKHATIVCKPLEA